One genomic window of Nerophis lumbriciformis linkage group LG31, RoL_Nlum_v2.1, whole genome shotgun sequence includes the following:
- the ralba gene encoding ras-related protein Ral-B, which yields MMATSKSKNQSSLALHKVIMVGSGGVGKSALTLQFMYDEFVEDYEPTKADSYRKKVVLDGEEVQIDILDTAGQEDYAAIRDNYFRSGEGFLLVFSITENESFAATVEFREQILRVKSEEDKIPLLLVGNKSDLEERRQVSVEEARGKAEEWAVQYVETSAKTRANVDKVFFDLMRDIRGKKMSENKDKNGKGKNKKNKKSFRERCCLL from the exons ATGATGGCAACCAGTAAAAGTAAAAACCAGAGTTCACTTGCTCTGCACAAAGTGATCATGGTGGGCAGTGGCGGCGTGGGGAAGTCCGCCCTCACACTACAGTTTATGTACGATGAG TTTGTGGAAGATTACGAGCCCACCAAGGCCGACAGCTACAGAAAGAAAGTGGTTCTGGATGGAGAAGAGGTCCAGATCGACATCCTGGACACAGCTGGCCAGGAGGACTACGCCGCCATCAGGGACAACTATTTTCGCAGTGGGGAGGGCTTCCTGCTCGTTTTCTCCATCACCGAGAATGAGTCATTCGCTGCCACTGTAGAGTTCAG GGAGCAGATCCTGCGGGTGAAATCCGAGGAGGACAAGATCCCTCTACTCCTGGTTGGAAATAAGTCGGACCTTGAGGAGCGTCGGCAGGTGTCTGTTGAAGAGGCCCGCGGGAAGGCTGAAGAGTGGGCCGTGCAGTACGTGGAAACGTCCGCTAAAACCAGGGCCAACGTCGACAAG GTATTCTTCGACCTGATGCGAGACATCCGGGGGAAGAAAATGTCGGAAAACAAGGACAAAAACGGAAAAggaaagaacaagaagaacaagaagagctTCAGAGAGAGATGCTGTCTACTCTGA